The following proteins are encoded in a genomic region of Streptococcus sp. 29892:
- a CDS encoding MptD family putative ECF transporter S component produces the protein MKKLQVKDLMVTGAFAALYFVCVGLGTLLSLVFDRSGNMMYAPAGAALLAGPVYMLLIAKVGKPGSISLVGAVMACFFFLSGYMTAAFLPSLTFGLLAELIAKAGHYKQKWINLLSYIVFSFGNLGPIILMWFMRDAYEASLLARGKSAEYVARVMLDFTPGNVIWLSTTILLTALVSGLFGQYMVKRYFKQSGFLS, from the coding sequence ATGAAGAAATTACAAGTAAAAGATCTGATGGTCACAGGGGCTTTTGCTGCCCTCTACTTTGTTTGTGTTGGCCTAGGAACCTTGTTGAGCTTGGTTTTTGATCGGTCAGGTAATATGATGTATGCACCAGCTGGAGCAGCTCTTTTAGCTGGTCCAGTCTATATGCTCTTGATTGCCAAGGTTGGGAAGCCGGGTTCTATTAGTCTAGTCGGTGCAGTCATGGCCTGCTTCTTTTTCCTGTCAGGCTATATGACAGCGGCCTTTCTGCCTAGCTTGACCTTTGGCTTACTAGCTGAACTGATCGCAAAAGCTGGTCACTATAAACAAAAATGGATCAATCTGCTTAGTTATATTGTTTTCTCCTTTGGAAATTTAGGTCCGATTATTCTCATGTGGTTCATGCGAGATGCCTATGAGGCTAGTCTATTGGCCCGTGGTAAATCAGCAGAGTATGTGGCCCGAGTGATGCTGGACTTTACTCCAGGGAATGTAATCTGGTTGTCAACCACTATTCTTCTAACTGCTCTTGTAAGTGGTCTTTTTGGACAATACATGGTCAAGCGCTATTTCAAACAATCAGGTTTTCTATCATGA
- the adhE gene encoding bifunctional acetaldehyde-CoA/alcohol dehydrogenase, with protein sequence MADKKVVSPEEKLAEARKHVDELVQKGLVALDEFRKLGQEEVDYIVAKASVAALDKHGELAMHAFEETKRGVFEDKATKNLFACEHVVNNMRHTKTVGVIEEDDVTGLTLIAEPVGVICGITPTTNPTSTAIFKALIALKTRNPIVFAFHPSAQESSAHAARVVYEAAVAAGAPENCIQWVTKPSMEATSELMKHDGIATILATGGNAMVRAAYSCGKPALGVGAGNVPAYVEKSANIRQAAHDIVMSKSFDNGMVCASEQAVIIDKEVYDEFVAEFKSYKTYFVNKKEKALLEEYCFGVKANSKNCAEGKLNADIVGRPAAWIAEQAGFSVPEGTNILAAEVTEIGEKEPLTREKLSPVIAVLKVEGREEGLAAARQMVEFHGLGHSAAIHTEDAELAKEFGTIVRAIRVIWNSPSTFGGIGDVYNAFLPSLTLGCGSYGRNSISDNVSAMNLLNIKKVGRRRNNMQWFKVPSKTYFERDSIQYLQKCRDVERVMIVTDHAMVELGFLDRIIEQLDLRRNKVVYQIFSDVEPDPDITTVYKGTELMRTFKPDTIIALGGGSPMDAAKVMWLFYEQPTVDFHDLVQKFMDIRKRAFKFPELGKKSKFIAIPTTSGTGSEVTPFAVISDKANNRKYPIADYSLTPTVAIVDPALVLTVPAHVTADTGMDVLTHATEAYVSTVANDFTDGLALQAIKLVFENLESSVKNADFHSREKMHNASTIAGMAFANAFLGISHSMAHKIGGRFHTVHGRTNAILLPYVIRYNGTRPAKTATWPKYNYYKADEKYQDIAKMLGLPASTPEEGVASYAQAVYDLGERIGIQMNLKAQGVDEKELKEYSRELALLAYEDQCTPANPRLAMVDHMQEIIEDAYYGYKERPGRLK encoded by the coding sequence ATGGCTGATAAAAAAGTTGTATCACCAGAAGAAAAATTAGCAGAAGCTCGCAAGCACGTTGATGAGCTTGTTCAAAAAGGTTTGGTTGCTCTTGATGAGTTCCGCAAACTTGGTCAAGAAGAGGTAGACTACATTGTAGCTAAGGCTTCGGTAGCTGCTCTCGACAAGCACGGTGAACTGGCAATGCACGCTTTTGAAGAAACCAAACGTGGTGTATTCGAAGATAAGGCAACTAAAAACTTGTTTGCCTGCGAGCACGTTGTTAACAATATGCGCCATACAAAAACAGTTGGTGTCATCGAAGAAGATGATGTAACCGGCTTGACCTTGATTGCTGAGCCAGTTGGTGTTATCTGTGGTATCACTCCAACGACTAACCCAACGTCAACAGCTATTTTTAAAGCCTTGATTGCTTTGAAAACACGTAACCCTATCGTCTTTGCCTTCCATCCATCTGCTCAAGAGTCTTCAGCTCACGCAGCGCGTGTTGTCTATGAAGCAGCTGTGGCAGCTGGTGCTCCAGAAAACTGTATCCAGTGGGTAACAAAACCATCTATGGAAGCAACTTCTGAATTGATGAAGCACGACGGTATTGCGACAATCCTTGCAACGGGTGGTAACGCCATGGTGCGTGCAGCTTACTCTTGTGGTAAACCAGCTCTTGGTGTAGGTGCCGGTAACGTTCCTGCCTATGTTGAAAAATCTGCAAACATCCGTCAAGCTGCTCATGATATCGTGATGTCTAAGTCATTTGACAACGGTATGGTCTGCGCGTCAGAGCAAGCAGTGATCATTGATAAGGAAGTGTATGACGAATTTGTAGCTGAGTTCAAATCTTACAAAACTTACTTTGTTAATAAGAAAGAAAAAGCCCTACTTGAAGAGTACTGCTTCGGTGTAAAAGCCAACAGCAAGAACTGTGCAGAAGGCAAATTGAATGCGGACATCGTAGGTCGTCCAGCTGCATGGATTGCTGAACAAGCTGGTTTCTCAGTTCCAGAAGGTACTAACATCTTGGCAGCTGAAGTTACTGAAATCGGTGAAAAAGAGCCATTGACTCGTGAGAAATTGTCACCAGTTATTGCAGTATTGAAAGTTGAAGGCCGTGAAGAAGGCCTGGCAGCAGCTCGTCAAATGGTTGAATTCCACGGTCTAGGTCACTCAGCAGCTATCCATACAGAAGATGCTGAATTGGCCAAAGAATTTGGTACAATCGTACGTGCGATTCGTGTTATTTGGAACTCTCCATCTACTTTCGGTGGTATCGGTGATGTTTACAATGCCTTCTTGCCATCATTGACACTTGGTTGTGGTTCTTATGGACGTAACTCAATCAGTGATAACGTAAGTGCGATGAACTTGCTCAACATCAAGAAAGTAGGAAGACGTAGAAATAATATGCAATGGTTTAAAGTTCCTTCTAAAACATACTTCGAACGTGATTCTATCCAATACCTCCAAAAATGTCGTGACGTTGAACGTGTGATGATCGTTACGGACCATGCCATGGTAGAACTTGGTTTCTTGGATCGTATTATTGAACAATTGGATCTTCGTCGTAATAAAGTGGTTTACCAAATCTTCTCAGACGTTGAACCAGATCCAGATATCACAACAGTTTATAAAGGTACAGAATTGATGCGTACCTTCAAACCAGATACAATCATCGCACTCGGTGGTGGTTCACCAATGGATGCTGCCAAAGTTATGTGGCTCTTCTACGAGCAACCAACAGTTGACTTCCATGACCTTGTTCAAAAATTCATGGACATCCGTAAACGTGCCTTCAAGTTCCCAGAACTTGGTAAGAAATCTAAGTTTATCGCGATTCCAACAACATCTGGTACAGGTTCAGAAGTAACACCATTTGCTGTAATTTCTGATAAGGCAAACAACCGCAAGTACCCAATTGCTGACTACTCATTGACGCCAACTGTGGCAATTGTTGACCCAGCTCTTGTATTGACAGTACCTGCCCATGTTACTGCCGATACTGGTATGGACGTATTGACCCACGCAACAGAAGCATATGTATCAACAGTAGCAAACGACTTCACAGACGGTCTTGCGCTTCAAGCTATTAAACTTGTCTTTGAAAACCTTGAAAGCTCAGTGAAGAATGCTGACTTCCACTCACGTGAGAAAATGCATAATGCTTCGACTATTGCAGGTATGGCCTTCGCCAACGCCTTCTTGGGTATTTCACACTCAATGGCCCACAAGATTGGTGGACGTTTCCACACAGTTCACGGTCGTACAAACGCTATCTTGCTTCCATACGTTATCCGCTACAACGGTACTCGTCCAGCTAAGACAGCTACATGGCCGAAGTACAACTACTACAAAGCCGATGAGAAATACCAAGACATCGCGAAAATGCTAGGACTTCCAGCTTCAACACCAGAGGAAGGTGTTGCTTCATACGCACAAGCTGTTTATGACCTCGGTGAGCGTATCGGTATCCAAATGAACTTGAAAGCGCAAGGTGTGGACGAGAAAGAACTAAAAGAATATTCTCGTGAATTGGCTCTCCTTGCCTACGAAGACCAATGTACACCAGCTAACCCTCGTCTAGCAATGGTTGATCATATGCAAGAAATTATTGAGGATGCGTATTATGGCTACAAAGAACGTCCAGGCCGTTTGAAATAA
- the hisS gene encoding histidine--tRNA ligase, with protein sequence MKLQKPKGTQDLLPQDSAKWQYVENFTRSIFKQYNYAEIRTPIFEHYEVISRSVGDTTDIVTKEMYDFYDKGDRHITLRPEGTAPVVRSYVENKLFAPEVQKPAKFYYMGPMFRYERPQAGRLRQFHQIGVECFGSSNPATDVETIAMAYHFFGELGIRGIRLHLNSLGNPESRAAYRQALIDYLTPLKDQLSKDSQRRLEENPLRVLDSKEKEDKVAVENAPSILDYLDEESTAHFEAVKSMLDSLGIAYTIDTNMVRGLDYYNHTIFEFMTEVGGNDLTICAGGRYDGLVTYFGGPETPAFGFGMGIERLILVLEKQGIDLPLDTQLDVYIAVLGQEANGGALDLVQAIRKQGFRAERDYLDRKLKAQFKSADVFGAKTIITLGGSELESGQVVVKNNQTRSQVETSLEILKTDFASILEKLEK encoded by the coding sequence ATGAAATTACAAAAACCAAAAGGAACCCAGGATTTATTACCACAGGATTCTGCCAAGTGGCAGTATGTGGAAAACTTCACCCGCAGCATTTTCAAGCAATACAATTATGCAGAAATTCGCACACCGATCTTCGAGCATTACGAGGTCATCAGTCGTTCGGTTGGCGACACCACGGATATTGTGACCAAGGAGATGTACGATTTCTATGACAAGGGGGACCGCCATATCACTCTTCGTCCAGAAGGCACGGCACCGGTTGTTCGCTCCTATGTAGAGAACAAGCTCTTTGCCCCAGAAGTGCAAAAGCCTGCTAAGTTCTACTACATGGGTCCAATGTTCCGTTACGAGCGCCCACAAGCTGGTCGTCTGCGCCAGTTCCACCAGATTGGTGTTGAGTGCTTTGGCTCTAGCAACCCAGCAACAGATGTGGAAACCATTGCCATGGCTTATCACTTCTTTGGAGAGTTGGGTATCAGAGGTATCCGCCTCCACCTCAATAGTTTGGGTAATCCTGAGAGCCGTGCCGCTTATCGCCAGGCCTTGATTGACTACCTGACACCGCTCAAGGACCAGCTATCTAAGGATAGCCAGCGCCGTCTAGAAGAAAATCCCCTGCGTGTGTTGGATTCCAAGGAAAAAGAAGACAAGGTCGCTGTGGAAAACGCACCGTCTATCCTGGACTATCTGGACGAAGAAAGTACAGCCCACTTTGAAGCGGTCAAGTCTATGTTGGACAGCCTAGGTATTGCTTACACCATTGACACCAACATGGTACGCGGTCTGGACTACTACAACCACACTATTTTTGAGTTTATGACAGAGGTTGGTGGCAATGACCTGACCATCTGTGCCGGTGGACGTTATGATGGATTGGTGACCTACTTTGGCGGACCAGAAACGCCAGCTTTTGGCTTTGGTATGGGGATTGAGCGCCTCATCCTCGTCCTTGAAAAGCAAGGCATTGACCTTCCTCTCGACACCCAGTTGGATGTCTACATCGCAGTTTTGGGTCAGGAAGCAAATGGCGGAGCGCTAGACTTGGTTCAAGCTATCCGCAAACAAGGTTTCCGAGCAGAGCGCGATTATCTGGACCGCAAGCTCAAGGCCCAGTTCAAGTCAGCAGATGTCTTTGGAGCCAAGACCATTATCACACTTGGTGGAAGCGAGCTGGAAAGCGGACAGGTTGTGGTAAAAAATAACCAGACTAGAAGTCAAGTTGAAACAAGCCTGGAAATCTTAAAAACAGATTTCGCAAGTATTTTAGAAAAATTAGAGAAGTAG
- a CDS encoding ABC transporter ATP-binding protein: MDKKEMPTSVLIPRLLQSMKHLLPRIAVAVCFAVLGQVVTIAIPVMLVYLAFDALTGNPAPLWTLGALVILALLRGAFRYGEHYFGHYVAFHTLAAYRRLIFAKLRTLAPGKLDRQDSGSLLKMIGEDIEALEVFFAHTIAPICTGILVALGLTVYFGLSSWGLALLALVTYALLAIAIPNRFAKQLQPLLKEQNASRKGYVSYFIESLKSMKDLMQFQQTDARFANLTQKSQDVNGQERKVAQTNFMQYAVSFLVVGLSIMGFAWLTFDLVGSQTLDLATGVALLVSFTSSFAPFLELSRLPLGFKRAMNAGRNIYALLDEKEAERTGELVEVSVTDIAIEQLDFDYDDRETGLYRNLSVQFEQSGIIGLVGESGAGKSTLMKLIMRWYDWQQGQIRLSGLDSRQVDKAHLQGSFAYVPQVPQIFRQTIRENLVLGRTDVSDEIIMDLAEKCHMKERILAAPQGLDTLVEASDFSAGEGQRLELMRALLKNADCYIFDEPTSNLDSLNEARFIQLVKEHCQGMVFLISHRSSTMACADTIFRLEAGQLVKEK, translated from the coding sequence ATGGATAAGAAAGAAATGCCAACAAGTGTGCTGATTCCGAGACTCTTGCAGTCCATGAAGCACCTCTTGCCACGGATTGCGGTGGCGGTTTGCTTTGCGGTCTTGGGACAGGTGGTGACCATTGCTATTCCAGTCATGCTGGTCTATCTGGCTTTTGACGCCCTTACTGGCAATCCTGCTCCGCTATGGACCTTGGGAGCCCTGGTCATTCTGGCTCTTCTGCGTGGTGCCTTCCGCTATGGTGAGCATTACTTTGGTCATTATGTGGCCTTTCATACGCTGGCGGCCTATCGTCGTTTGATTTTTGCAAAATTGCGGACCTTGGCTCCTGGTAAATTGGATAGACAGGACAGTGGTAGCCTGCTTAAGATGATTGGGGAGGACATTGAGGCCTTGGAGGTTTTCTTTGCCCATACTATTGCACCCATTTGTACAGGTATTTTGGTGGCTCTTGGTTTGACGGTCTATTTTGGTCTATCCAGCTGGGGTTTGGCCCTCTTGGCTCTGGTGACCTATGCTCTGTTGGCCATTGCCATTCCAAATCGTTTTGCCAAGCAGCTGCAGCCCTTGCTCAAGGAGCAAAATGCTAGTCGTAAGGGTTATGTGTCCTACTTTATCGAAAGTCTCAAAAGCATGAAGGACCTGATGCAGTTCCAGCAGACAGATGCTCGTTTTGCAAATCTGACGCAGAAAAGCCAAGATGTCAATGGTCAGGAGCGTAAGGTCGCTCAAACTAACTTTATGCAGTATGCCGTTTCCTTCCTAGTGGTTGGTTTGTCTATCATGGGCTTTGCCTGGCTGACTTTCGACTTAGTCGGCAGTCAGACCTTGGACTTGGCGACGGGGGTAGCTCTTTTAGTTTCCTTCACCAGCTCCTTTGCTCCCTTCTTAGAGCTCAGTCGTCTGCCGCTTGGTTTCAAGCGGGCTATGAATGCCGGTCGCAATATCTATGCTCTTTTGGATGAAAAAGAAGCGGAGCGAACAGGTGAGCTTGTTGAGGTCAGCGTGACGGACATTGCTATCGAACAACTGGACTTCGACTACGATGACCGAGAAACAGGGCTCTATCGGAACCTGTCTGTTCAGTTTGAACAAAGTGGCATTATTGGCTTGGTTGGGGAATCAGGTGCAGGAAAATCCACCTTGATGAAATTGATCATGCGGTGGTATGATTGGCAACAAGGCCAAATCCGCCTGTCTGGCTTGGATAGTCGGCAGGTAGATAAGGCACATTTGCAGGGATCCTTTGCCTATGTACCACAGGTGCCACAAATCTTCCGCCAGACCATTCGAGAAAATCTTGTCTTGGGACGGACAGATGTGTCAGATGAAATCATCATGGACTTGGCAGAAAAATGCCACATGAAAGAACGGATTTTGGCAGCACCGCAGGGCTTGGATACGCTTGTAGAAGCCAGTGACTTTTCAGCAGGAGAAGGGCAACGTTTGGAACTCATGCGGGCCTTGCTCAAAAACGCAGACTGCTATATCTTTGATGAGCCGACAAGTAACTTGGATTCACTCAATGAAGCCCGCTTTATCCAGCTGGTTAAGGAACATTGTCAGGGCATGGTCTTCTTGATTTCCCATAGAAGCTCGACCATGGCTTGTGCGGATACCATTTTCCGTTTGGAAGCCGGGCAATTAGTAAAGGAAAAATAA
- a CDS encoding HAD family hydrolase yields the protein MSGEDFEESKPNPAIYHATLKRLNLTPDKAVVIEDSVYGIQVAQSAGITVIGYLETRLPVDQSKADYIESDMVGILSRIKRLEKEGLN from the coding sequence GTGAGTGGAGAAGATTTTGAGGAAAGTAAGCCTAATCCTGCGATTTATCATGCTACCTTAAAAAGATTAAATCTCACTCCTGACAAAGCTGTTGTTATTGAGGACTCGGTTTATGGTATTCAGGTTGCTCAATCAGCGGGTATAACTGTTATCGGTTATTTAGAAACGAGGCTTCCTGTTGATCAAAGTAAGGCAGACTATATTGAGTCGGATATGGTTGGGATTTTGTCACGGATAAAAAGATTAGAAAAAGAAGGGTTAAACTAG
- a CDS encoding ABC transporter ATP-binding protein/permease produces MAQEQENISREKKKALLKRLKERIKPKMKLVYLAAFLSWVQFLMRIISFYLIAKGFVTYFDGGQVDLVQFVLILLGLNAFGYGVALIAKRLQGLGSQFARDSLKQSFFEALLAKDGQFESKATAADVFNIASQGIDSLDTYYSYYMASSLRTQFNCATVLLLVFLIFPLGAVIFILALPLIPISIIAMQNRSKRIMNRYWGSYMDVGNLFLDDLKGLNTLYSYQADATYEKTFNEQAEDFRDATMELLSFQLQAVGYMDAVMYLGIGLSGFVAVNSLAAGNLSLFSMLFFVLIATEFFAPIREQGYGMHLVMMNTKMADRIFGFLDSMTAEQEIDSVHVPAFDSLKLEDLAFAYGEKPVLKDISMTMTAGKVYALAGESGQGKTTLAQLLLGRLRADKGAIYLGEQEISGISQLSLNEQVLYVSGQSTLLNQSIYENLRMACDWSKEDILAWADQHGVLQFVKNLPDSLDTIVGDDGAFLSPGQRQQVICARAVLSKRSLYIFDEVTSSVDQDNEGLIYDLIDLVAKDAIVIIITHKMKQVEQADDVLFLSAEGAVTGNHATLYQTSSAYRQLVDQQRELEEAVYG; encoded by the coding sequence ATGGCACAAGAGCAGGAGAACATTTCCAGAGAAAAGAAAAAAGCCCTCTTGAAGCGGCTCAAAGAACGCATCAAACCCAAGATGAAGCTGGTTTATTTGGCAGCCTTTCTATCCTGGGTGCAGTTTTTAATGCGGATTATTTCCTTCTACCTGATTGCTAAGGGTTTTGTGACCTATTTTGACGGTGGTCAGGTTGATTTGGTACAGTTTGTCCTCATCTTGTTGGGGCTCAATGCTTTTGGCTATGGTGTGGCTCTGATTGCCAAGCGTTTGCAGGGGCTGGGCTCCCAGTTTGCACGGGATTCGCTTAAGCAGTCTTTCTTCGAGGCGCTCTTGGCTAAGGACGGTCAGTTTGAATCAAAAGCGACAGCGGCAGATGTCTTTAACATCGCTTCCCAGGGGATTGACAGCCTGGATACCTACTATTCTTACTACATGGCTTCTTCCTTGCGGACCCAGTTCAACTGTGCGACCGTTCTCTTGCTGGTTTTTCTGATTTTCCCGCTGGGTGCGGTCATTTTCATCTTGGCCTTGCCTCTGATCCCGATTTCCATTATCGCTATGCAGAATCGGTCCAAGCGGATCATGAATCGCTACTGGGGCTCCTATATGGATGTGGGCAATCTCTTCCTAGACGACCTCAAGGGGCTTAATACCCTTTATTCCTATCAGGCAGATGCGACCTATGAGAAGACCTTCAATGAACAGGCGGAGGACTTCCGCGATGCGACCATGGAGTTGCTCAGTTTTCAGCTGCAAGCGGTGGGCTACATGGATGCGGTCATGTATCTGGGGATTGGCTTGTCTGGTTTTGTAGCAGTCAATAGCCTAGCGGCAGGCAATTTGTCCCTCTTTAGTATGCTCTTCTTTGTCCTCATTGCGACGGAGTTTTTTGCACCTATTCGGGAGCAGGGCTACGGTATGCACTTGGTTATGATGAATACCAAGATGGCGGATCGCATCTTTGGTTTCTTGGACAGTATGACAGCGGAGCAGGAAATCGATTCTGTCCATGTGCCTGCTTTTGACAGTCTAAAACTAGAAGATTTGGCCTTTGCCTACGGAGAAAAGCCAGTCTTAAAAGATATTTCCATGACCATGACGGCTGGTAAGGTCTATGCTTTGGCGGGCGAGTCTGGTCAGGGGAAAACGACCTTGGCCCAGCTGCTCTTGGGACGCTTGCGGGCGGATAAGGGAGCGATTTACTTGGGTGAGCAGGAGATTTCAGGTATCAGTCAGCTTTCTCTGAATGAGCAGGTTCTCTATGTATCGGGCCAGTCAACCTTGCTCAACCAGTCGATCTATGAAAATTTACGCATGGCTTGTGACTGGTCCAAGGAGGACATCTTGGCTTGGGCAGATCAGCATGGGGTCTTGCAGTTTGTCAAGAATCTGCCAGACAGTTTGGATACGATTGTTGGTGACGACGGTGCTTTCTTGTCGCCTGGTCAACGCCAGCAGGTTATCTGTGCCCGTGCGGTCTTGTCCAAACGCTCCCTTTATATCTTTGACGAAGTGACGTCCAGCGTCGATCAGGACAATGAAGGCTTGATTTATGACCTCATTGACTTGGTGGCCAAGGATGCGATTGTTATTATTATTACACATAAGATGAAACAAGTGGAGCAGGCAGATGATGTTCTCTTCTTGTCTGCGGAGGGAGCTGTGACAGGCAACCATGCCACGCTTTATCAGACTAGCTCGGCCTATCGTCAGCTGGTTGATCAACAAAGAGAGTTGGAGGAAGCCGTTTATGGATAA
- the thrC gene encoding threonine synthase, producing MTLVYQSTRDAKNTVSASQAILQGLATDGGLFTPISIPTVDLDFSVLKDASYQEVAKLILSAFLDDFTADELDYCINNAYDSKFDTPVIAPVVKLNGQYNLELFRGSTIAFKDMALSILPYLMTTAAKKHGLENEIVILTATSGDTGKAAMAGFADVPGTQIIVFYPRDGVSKVQELQMTTQTGANTHVVAIDGNFDDAQTNVKHMFNDEALRAKLAAKKLQFSSANSMNIGRLVPQIVYYVYAYAQLVKTGEIAAGDKVNFTVPTGNFGNILAAYYAKQIGLPVGKLICASNDNNVLTDFFSTGVYDKNRTFRVTTSPSMDILVSSNLERLIFHLFGNDAAKTAELMEALNTAGQYDIQGADADILSLFAAAFATEEETAAEIKRVYEESDYIEDPHTAVASAVYKQYVEQTGDQTPTVIASTASPYKFPVVAVEAVTGQSGLTDFEALATLHEISGVALPPAVDGLETAPVRHTTVVAAADMQAEVERYLGV from the coding sequence ATGACACTAGTTTATCAATCAACACGCGATGCTAAAAATACCGTATCGGCTAGTCAGGCTATTTTACAGGGCTTGGCGACCGACGGTGGTTTGTTTACACCGATTTCCATTCCAACAGTTGACTTGGACTTTTCTGTTCTCAAAGACGCTTCTTATCAGGAAGTAGCCAAGCTGATTTTGTCGGCTTTCTTGGATGATTTTACGGCAGATGAACTGGACTACTGTATCAATAACGCCTACGACAGCAAGTTTGACACGCCAGTTATTGCCCCGGTTGTAAAGCTCAATGGTCAGTACAACTTGGAGTTGTTCCGTGGCTCAACCATTGCCTTTAAGGATATGGCACTGTCTATCCTGCCTTACCTGATGACAACTGCGGCGAAAAAGCATGGCTTGGAAAACGAGATTGTCATCTTGACAGCGACTTCAGGCGATACAGGCAAGGCGGCTATGGCTGGCTTTGCGGATGTTCCTGGCACGCAAATCATCGTTTTTTATCCACGCGACGGGGTATCTAAGGTTCAGGAATTGCAGATGACCACACAGACAGGGGCTAATACGCACGTGGTGGCTATTGATGGTAACTTCGACGACGCTCAGACCAATGTCAAACATATGTTCAACGATGAGGCCCTCCGTGCCAAATTGGCAGCTAAGAAACTCCAGTTTTCATCTGCCAACTCTATGAACATCGGTCGCTTGGTGCCACAGATTGTTTACTATGTCTATGCCTACGCTCAGTTGGTTAAAACTGGCGAGATTGCGGCGGGTGACAAGGTCAACTTCACCGTTCCGACAGGTAACTTCGGTAACATCTTGGCGGCTTATTACGCCAAACAAATCGGTCTGCCAGTTGGCAAGCTCATCTGTGCGTCTAACGACAACAACGTCCTGACCGACTTCTTCTCGACAGGCGTTTACGACAAGAACCGTACCTTCCGCGTGACCACCAGTCCGTCCATGGACATCTTGGTGTCTTCTAACTTGGAGCGGTTGATTTTCCATCTCTTTGGCAATGACGCTGCAAAAACAGCTGAGCTGATGGAAGCCTTGAACACAGCTGGTCAGTATGACATTCAAGGGGCTGACGCGGATATCCTCTCTCTCTTTGCTGCCGCCTTTGCGACAGAAGAAGAAACAGCTGCGGAAATCAAGCGTGTCTATGAGGAGTCAGACTACATTGAAGATCCACATACGGCTGTTGCCTCAGCTGTCTATAAACAGTATGTGGAGCAAACAGGGGACCAAACTCCGACAGTGATTGCTTCTACAGCAAGTCCTTACAAGTTCCCTGTGGTTGCGGTTGAAGCTGTGACAGGTCAGTCAGGTTTGACCGACTTTGAAGCTCTTGCAACATTGCATGAGATTTCAGGTGTAGCCCTGCCGCCAGCGGTGGACGGATTGGAAACGGCACCTGTTCGTCACACTACCGTTGTTGCAGCTGCAGATATGCAGGCTGAAGTAGAGCGCTATTTGGGTGTGTAA
- the adhP gene encoding alcohol dehydrogenase AdhP, whose product MKAVVVNPESTGVVVVEKELRPLETGEALVQIEYCGVCHTDLHVAQGDFGKVPGRVLGHEGIGVVTEIAPDVTSLKVGDRVSVAWFFQGCGTCEYCTTGRETLCRTVKNAGYSVDGGMAEQCIVTADYAVKVPEGLDPAQASSITCAGVTCYKAIKEAHLEPGQWIVIYGAGGLGNLAVQYAKKVFNAHVIAVDINNDKLELAKEVGADVIINGLEVEDVPGYIKEVTGGGAHSTVVTAVSKVAFNQAIDSVRAGGYVVAVGLPSEYMDLSIVKTVLDGIKVVGSLVGTRKDLEEAFHFGALGLVVPVVQKRPVEDAEAVFDEMAAGTIQGRMVLDFCHSH is encoded by the coding sequence ATGAAAGCAGTTGTCGTTAATCCAGAATCTACTGGTGTTGTCGTTGTTGAAAAAGAACTTCGTCCACTTGAAACTGGCGAAGCTCTGGTTCAGATTGAATATTGTGGTGTCTGCCATACTGACCTACACGTTGCTCAAGGTGATTTTGGCAAGGTCCCTGGCCGTGTTCTTGGGCATGAAGGGATTGGTGTCGTAACTGAAATTGCCCCTGATGTGACTAGCCTGAAGGTCGGCGACCGTGTCAGCGTTGCTTGGTTCTTCCAAGGTTGTGGTACTTGCGAATACTGTACTACTGGCCGTGAAACCCTCTGCCGTACTGTAAAAAATGCAGGCTACTCTGTTGACGGTGGTATGGCTGAGCAATGTATCGTAACAGCTGACTATGCGGTAAAAGTTCCAGAAGGTCTTGATCCAGCTCAAGCAAGTTCTATCACTTGTGCGGGCGTTACTTGTTATAAAGCTATTAAGGAAGCACACCTAGAACCAGGTCAATGGATTGTCATTTACGGTGCTGGTGGACTAGGCAACCTTGCAGTCCAATACGCTAAGAAAGTGTTCAATGCCCACGTTATCGCTGTAGATATCAATAATGACAAATTGGAATTAGCCAAGGAAGTCGGTGCAGATGTCATCATCAATGGTCTTGAAGTGGAAGACGTGCCTGGCTATATCAAGGAAGTAACTGGCGGCGGTGCTCACTCAACTGTCGTAACGGCTGTTTCTAAGGTTGCCTTCAACCAGGCTATTGACAGCGTTCGTGCAGGCGGTTATGTGGTTGCAGTCGGACTTCCATCTGAATACATGGACCTCAGCATTGTCAAAACAGTACTAGACGGTATCAAGGTTGTCGGCTCTCTAGTTGGTACTCGTAAAGACCTAGAAGAAGCCTTCCACTTCGGTGCTCTAGGCCTAGTTGTTCCGGTTGTTCAAAAACGCCCTGTAGAAGATGCAGAAGCCGTCTTTGATGAAATGGCTGCCGGTACTATCCAAGGCCGTATGGTACTTGACTTCTGCCACAGTCACTAA